From Actinomyces sp. oral taxon 171 str. F0337, one genomic window encodes:
- a CDS encoding mannose-1-phosphate guanylyltransferase yields MPVTDISGNPGTSDRAVQPDGSAPAIHAIIPAGGAGTRLWPLSRRGRPKFLLDLTGAGRSLLQDTVERLAPVTATTTVVTGVAHIDAVAHQLPNVPRDNLLAEPSPRDSMAAIGLAAAVVAHRHGRDAVVGSFAADHTVADRAAFADAVRQAALLAEQGWVVTIGIEATGPSTAFGYIHAGDPTDVPGAPDGRRVLGFTEKPDADTAAAYLATGDYRWNAGMFVVRAGVLLDHLAELRPQLAQGIEAIAAVWDTPEREEVLAERWPDLEKIAIDHAIAEPVAASGGVATVPVSMGWNDVGGFDALTDLVPPRTEGTAAGAGVLDDVDGAALAAPGAEIQAVDSDGALIASTSGRTVVLLGVPGAVVVDTPDALLVTTPAHAQDVKGVVDALRAAGREDLL; encoded by the coding sequence GTGCCGGTGACTGACATTTCTGGCAACCCCGGCACGTCCGATCGCGCCGTACAGCCCGACGGCTCGGCACCGGCCATTCACGCCATCATCCCCGCCGGCGGCGCGGGCACCCGGCTGTGGCCTCTCAGCCGGCGTGGCCGCCCCAAGTTCCTCCTCGACCTCACCGGGGCCGGCCGCAGCCTCCTGCAGGACACCGTCGAGCGCCTGGCCCCGGTGACCGCGACGACGACAGTCGTCACCGGTGTCGCCCACATCGACGCCGTGGCCCACCAGCTCCCAAACGTCCCGCGAGACAACCTCCTGGCCGAGCCCTCCCCGCGCGACTCCATGGCGGCCATCGGCCTGGCCGCCGCCGTCGTCGCCCACCGCCACGGGCGAGACGCCGTCGTCGGCTCCTTCGCCGCCGACCACACCGTGGCCGACCGGGCCGCCTTCGCCGACGCCGTCCGCCAGGCCGCCCTCCTCGCCGAGCAGGGCTGGGTGGTCACCATCGGGATCGAGGCCACCGGCCCCTCGACCGCCTTCGGATACATCCACGCCGGGGACCCCACCGATGTGCCCGGAGCCCCCGACGGGCGGCGGGTCCTGGGCTTCACCGAGAAGCCCGATGCCGACACCGCCGCCGCCTACCTGGCCACCGGTGACTACCGCTGGAACGCCGGCATGTTCGTGGTCCGCGCCGGTGTCCTCCTGGACCACCTGGCCGAGCTCAGACCCCAGCTGGCCCAGGGCATCGAGGCCATCGCCGCCGTCTGGGACACCCCCGAGCGCGAGGAGGTCCTGGCCGAGCGCTGGCCGGACCTGGAGAAGATCGCCATCGACCACGCCATCGCCGAGCCGGTGGCCGCCTCCGGGGGAGTGGCCACCGTGCCGGTCTCCATGGGATGGAACGACGTCGGCGGCTTCGACGCCCTGACCGACCTCGTCCCGCCGCGCACGGAGGGGACGGCGGCAGGGGCCGGCGTCCTCGATGACGTCGACGGCGCGGCCCTCGCGGCCCCTGGAGCAGAGATTCAGGCCGTTGACTCCGACGGCGCCCTCATCGCCTCCACGTCCGGACGCACGGTCGTGCTCCTGGGAGTGCCGGGCGCCGTCGTCGTCGATACCCCCGATGCCCTCCTGGTCACCACCCCCGCGCACGCCCAGGACGTCAAGGGCGTCGTCGACGCACTGAGAGCGGCTGGTCGCGAGGACCTGCTCTAA
- a CDS encoding BMP family lipoprotein, with the protein MKKACSAMTLGAALALVLAACGTPPAQRPTRNLEGAKDFTACMLSDEGGFDDHSFNESGKKGLDRAGKELGVKTIAVQSENSADYATNIYALIQQNCKLVIGVGFNIAADLTESAKANPDIQFALIDASFIGADGKPAALPNTKPLLFKTAEAAYLAGYAAAGTSRTGVVGTYGGKPLPTVQIFMDGFAKGVARYNKDTGASVQVKGWDTTTGKGGSFVGNFTDAAKGQAITEQFMSQGADIIMPVAGPVGQGTLSSVKQKNDAGGTNAVIWVDSDGYTSTGDGSIIMTSVVKEIGNSVFDTVKNASEGRFSSEPYIGTLKNNGVTTAPFHDFDSRVPAPVKARLEELRNQIIDGSLDVSTPYDPS; encoded by the coding sequence ATGAAGAAGGCCTGTTCCGCGATGACGCTCGGTGCGGCCCTGGCCCTGGTCCTGGCCGCCTGCGGGACGCCGCCGGCGCAGCGGCCCACCCGCAACCTGGAGGGCGCCAAGGACTTCACCGCCTGCATGCTCTCCGATGAGGGCGGATTCGACGACCACTCCTTCAACGAGTCCGGCAAGAAGGGACTGGACCGGGCCGGCAAGGAGCTGGGAGTCAAGACCATCGCGGTCCAGTCGGAGAACTCCGCCGACTACGCCACCAACATCTACGCGCTCATCCAGCAGAACTGCAAGCTCGTCATCGGCGTCGGCTTCAACATCGCCGCCGACCTGACCGAGTCGGCCAAGGCCAACCCCGACATCCAGTTCGCCCTCATCGACGCCTCCTTCATCGGCGCCGACGGGAAGCCCGCCGCCCTGCCCAACACCAAGCCGCTGCTGTTCAAGACGGCCGAGGCCGCCTACCTGGCCGGATACGCCGCCGCCGGAACCTCCCGGACCGGTGTCGTGGGCACCTACGGCGGCAAGCCCCTGCCCACCGTCCAGATCTTCATGGACGGCTTCGCCAAAGGCGTGGCCCGCTACAACAAGGACACCGGTGCCTCGGTCCAGGTCAAGGGCTGGGACACCACCACCGGCAAGGGAGGCTCCTTCGTCGGTAACTTCACCGACGCCGCCAAGGGTCAGGCCATCACCGAGCAGTTCATGTCCCAGGGCGCGGACATCATCATGCCGGTGGCCGGCCCCGTTGGCCAGGGCACACTGTCCTCCGTCAAGCAGAAGAACGACGCCGGTGGCACCAACGCCGTCATCTGGGTCGACTCCGACGGCTACACCTCCACCGGTGACGGCAGCATCATCATGACCTCCGTGGTCAAGGAGATCGGCAACTCGGTCTTCGACACCGTCAAGAACGCCTCCGAGGGGAGGTTCTCCTCCGAGCCCTACATCGGGACCCTCAAGAACAACGGGGTGACCACCGCACCCTTCCACGACTTCGACTCCCGGGTTCCGGCGCCGGTCAAGGCCAGGCTTGAGGAGCTGCGAAATCAGATCATCGACGGCTCCCTCGATGTCTCCACCCCCTACGACCCCTCCTGA